The Strix aluco isolate bStrAlu1 chromosome Z, bStrAlu1.hap1, whole genome shotgun sequence genome contains a region encoding:
- the AMACR gene encoding alpha-methylacyl-CoA racemase, whose translation MALSGVRVLELAGLAPAPLCGMILADFGARVVRVDRVPRSAVATDVQARGKRSMSLDLKRPRGAAVLRRLCRGADVLLEPFRHGVMEKMGLGPDVLLQENPRLIYARLTGFGQSGKYAKCAGHDINYLALSGVLSKLGRKGENPYAPLNLLADFAGGGVICAFGIVTALYERTRSGKGQIIDASMVEGVAYLSSFLWKSQSLGLWNRPRGENLLDSGAPFFETYKTSDGKFMAVGALEPQFYEQFIKGLGLDSDKLPSQLSFSDWSEMKKKFASAFAQKTQAEWCSIFEGTDACVTPVLSFDEVASHQHNKQRNSFIKNDQEEISPRPAPLLSRTPAVPSFKRDPFIGEHTEEILLEYGFTKQEISKLYSDKVIESNKPKANL comes from the exons ATGGCGCTGAGCGGGGTGCGGGTGCTGGAGCTGGCCGGCCTGGCGCCGGCGCCGCTCTGCGGCATGATCCTCGCCGACTTCGGGGCCCGGGTGGTGCGGGTGGACCGCGTGCCCCGCTCCGCCGTGGCTACCGACGTGCAGGCCCGCGGCAAGCGCTCCATGTCGCTCGACCTGAAGCGACCCCGGGGCGCCGCGGTGCTGAGGCGGCTGTGCCGAGGCGCGGACGTGCTCCTCGAGCCCTTCCGCCACG GTGTCATGGAAAAAATGGGGCTTGGTCCAGATGTCCTTCTGCAGGAGAATCCCAGACTCATCTATGCTAGACTTACTGGATTTGGCCAGTCTGGAAAATATGCCAAGTGTGCAGGTCATGACATCAATTATTTGGCTTTATCAG GAGTGCTGTCCAAGCTGGGTAGAAAAGGTGAAAATCCTTATGCACCCTTAAATCTTCTGGCGGATTTTGCTGGTGGAGGTGTCATATGCGCATTCGGCATTGTTACAGCCCTTTATGAACGTACCAGATCTGGCAAAGGGCAAATCATTGACGCAAGTATG GTAGAAGGAGTAGCATACCTAAGCTCTTTCCTGTGGAAATCACAAAGTTTGGGACTTTGGAATAGACCTCGAGGTGAGAACCTGCTGGACAGTGGTGCACCTTTTTTTGAAACCTACAAGACCTCTGATGGAAAATTCATGGCTGTTGGTGCCCTTGAGCCTCAATTCTATGAGCAGTTCATAAAGG gtCTTGGGCTAGATTCAGATAAACTTCCCAGTCAGTTGAGTTTCTCTGACTggtctgaaatgaagaaaaaatttgcATCCGCGTTTGCACAGAAGAcacaagctgagtggtgcagcaTATTTGAGGGTACTGATGCCTGTGTGACCCCTGTTTTATCCTTTGATGAAGTTGCCTCACATCAACATAACAAACAAAGAAATTCTTTTATCAAAAATGATCAGGAAGAGATAAGTCCTAGACCTGCTCCTCTTCTATCAAGGACCCCCGCTGTTCCATCGTTTAAAAGAGATCCTTTTATAGGAGAACACACAGAAGAGATACTTCTAGAATATGGATTTACTAAGCAAGAGATTTCTAAACTTTATTCTGATAAAGTGATAGAATCCAATAAACCAAAAGCTAATTTATAA